A section of the Thermodesulfobacteriota bacterium genome encodes:
- a CDS encoding long-chain-fatty-acid--CoA ligase: MVVGEILARNARKFPDKIAYVFEGKRLNYREYNERVNRLAWALMEIGVKKGDRLGLFLHNSGEFLEIYFASAKIGSIFCPYNSHFREKELSYIINYSEPKVLFVHPDMWPIVDNIRQEIKVVEHYISLGSPHPDYAIKYDDILSQGKTEEPSRLVQDDDVCSMIFTAGTTGRPKGALRTHRHIIMNAITGVIELKVDYDERVYITFPLYHVAGEDNIVRHTFMPNALHIRREGKFNAKEILSYIEQERITRCQFVPTMIHTLLKEPEIEKYDLSSLKMILYAGAPMPVELIRRALKVFKCGFAQLYGQTESGPLTTVLKPEDHVLDDEKAQKRLASSGKPVINFELRIVDEEGKDVPCGEVGEIILKSESVMKGYWKLEEETKKKLRNGWLYTGDLGRFDEDGYVYIIERKDDMIISGGVNIYPREVEEVIYMHPKVSEVSVVGVPDEHWGEIVKAIVVLKEGMEAKEEEIIEFCGRHLASYKKPKSVEFWKELPKSPQGKILRREIKEIIKRRTVDTCDPQSYK; encoded by the coding sequence ATGGTTGTTGGCGAAATTTTGGCAAGGAATGCGAGAAAGTTTCCAGATAAAATTGCTTATGTGTTTGAGGGTAAAAGGCTTAACTACAGGGAGTATAACGAAAGGGTTAACCGTCTTGCGTGGGCTTTGATGGAGATAGGTGTTAAAAAAGGAGACAGGTTAGGATTGTTTTTACACAACTCGGGAGAGTTTTTGGAAATCTATTTTGCTTCTGCTAAAATCGGTTCGATATTCTGTCCATATAATAGTCACTTCAGAGAGAAGGAACTCTCTTACATCATCAATTATTCTGAACCAAAGGTTCTTTTTGTTCATCCTGATATGTGGCCGATCGTCGATAACATAAGGCAAGAGATAAAGGTAGTCGAACATTACATCTCGTTAGGCAGTCCCCACCCGGATTACGCCATAAAATATGATGATATTCTGTCCCAGGGGAAAACCGAAGAACCGTCTCGTCTTGTCCAAGATGACGATGTCTGCAGTATGATTTTCACAGCTGGCACAACGGGCAGACCGAAGGGAGCACTAAGAACTCACAGGCACATAATAATGAATGCCATAACGGGAGTGATAGAGCTTAAGGTCGACTATGACGAGAGAGTCTATATCACATTTCCCCTATATCACGTGGCAGGCGAGGACAACATAGTGCGGCACACATTCATGCCCAACGCCTTGCATATCCGAAGGGAGGGAAAGTTCAACGCGAAAGAGATACTAAGTTACATAGAGCAGGAAAGGATCACAAGGTGTCAGTTCGTCCCAACTATGATACACACGTTGCTTAAGGAACCCGAAATTGAAAAATATGACTTAAGCAGTCTTAAGATGATCCTTTACGCTGGTGCTCCAATGCCAGTTGAACTCATCCGTCGGGCACTCAAAGTTTTCAAATGTGGGTTTGCCCAGCTTTACGGTCAGACAGAGTCGGGTCCCCTGACAACGGTACTTAAACCAGAGGACCATGTACTTGATGACGAAAAGGCTCAAAAGAGGCTTGCCTCATCAGGGAAACCGGTAATCAACTTCGAGCTAAGGATTGTCGACGAAGAAGGAAAAGATGTGCCTTGCGGAGAAGTGGGCGAGATAATTCTTAAAAGCGAATCGGTGATGAAAGGCTACTGGAAACTTGAGGAGGAAACAAAAAAGAAACTAAGGAACGGTTGGTTGTACACAGGTGATCTTGGTAGGTTTGACGAGGACGGTTACGTCTACATAATTGAAAGGAAAGACGACATGATCATATCAGGTGGGGTGAATATTTATCCGAGGGAAGTGGAGGAAGTGATCTACATGCACCCGAAAGTCTCGGAAGTTTCCGTCGTAGGCGTGCCGGACGAACACTGGGGCGAGATTGTCAAAGCGATTGTAGTCCTAAAGGAAGGAATGGAGGCTAAAGAGGAAGAGATAATCGAGTTTTGTGGAAGGCATCTTGCAAGCTACAAAAAACCGAAATCAGTTGAATTTTGGAAAGAACTTCCAAAGAGTCCTCAAGGAAAAATTCTAAGGAGGGAGATCAAGGAGATAATTAAGCGCAGAACTGTTGACACTTGTGATCCGCAGTCTTATAAATAG
- a CDS encoding acyl-CoA/acyl-ACP dehydrogenase, translating to MFPYPWWTDEQKRFAEEVQTFVRELIPIDVKSRWKRQFPWEIFEKISERGYTGAGIPKEYGGMGLGATGACIAAEALNIMPGPGRVFVGNMLGGLRQIIEFGTEEQKKRFLPRIAKGEIGAIVITEPFAGTDAAAQHVRAKKVGDVYILNGKKRFIVSAGVATRYMVYARTSDDPQDIANYRHLTGFIVEKGMAGFNVEKINEIAGFENIQNGVLNFNNTPCPVENRIGEEGEGWKVMTNGLNFERTLISAQVLGWMWEIIRYVIPYAERRVQFGRPTIDFTNNQLKLADLFIRYYTARLLTYYTAYLWDIGWDITIESNVAKVYNCESVLSSALDGIQVMGGDGLTPFYPLLSIMNVSKVENIAGGTMEACRLVILRSAMRKLKEHIKPQKRAIDKDLGVPVPVVGFTSTDEEPDESNVLRVLAEDYRVNPGLYMKVEDICEYFGCEKEKIVPVLESLERKGLVSLFRQKNQIMMAKATYEGLNEAFDFEYYRWFPFWVEKKNIF from the coding sequence ATGTTTCCGTATCCCTGGTGGACTGATGAGCAAAAAAGATTCGCAGAAGAAGTACAGACCTTTGTTCGTGAGCTTATACCCATTGATGTGAAAAGCAGGTGGAAGAGGCAGTTTCCGTGGGAAATATTCGAGAAAATAAGTGAAAGGGGATATACCGGAGCGGGAATACCAAAAGAGTACGGAGGGATGGGGCTAGGAGCGACCGGTGCCTGTATTGCGGCGGAGGCCTTAAATATTATGCCCGGACCCGGTAGAGTCTTTGTTGGCAACATGCTTGGGGGGTTAAGACAGATAATCGAATTCGGAACGGAGGAACAAAAAAAGCGTTTTCTTCCAAGGATAGCAAAGGGCGAAATAGGGGCCATAGTAATTACAGAACCTTTCGCCGGAACGGATGCGGCCGCCCAGCATGTGAGGGCTAAAAAGGTGGGAGATGTTTACATCTTAAATGGAAAGAAAAGGTTCATAGTCTCTGCGGGTGTGGCAACGAGATATATGGTTTACGCACGCACAAGCGATGATCCTCAAGATATCGCAAATTATCGCCACCTTACGGGATTTATCGTGGAGAAGGGCATGGCTGGCTTCAACGTCGAAAAGATAAACGAGATTGCGGGATTCGAAAATATCCAGAACGGCGTTCTGAATTTCAATAACACACCTTGTCCGGTAGAGAATAGGATAGGGGAGGAAGGGGAAGGATGGAAGGTCATGACAAACGGTCTCAACTTTGAAAGGACTCTGATTTCTGCCCAAGTTTTGGGATGGATGTGGGAGATTATTAGGTACGTAATACCCTATGCCGAAAGAAGAGTTCAATTCGGAAGACCAACTATAGATTTTACTAATAATCAGCTCAAACTCGCAGATCTCTTTATAAGATACTACACAGCGAGGTTACTCACTTACTACACCGCCTATCTCTGGGATATTGGTTGGGATATAACGATCGAGTCGAACGTGGCCAAAGTTTACAACTGTGAGAGTGTACTTTCTTCAGCACTTGATGGTATTCAGGTTATGGGAGGGGATGGGCTTACCCCATTTTATCCCCTTCTTTCCATAATGAACGTTTCCAAGGTAGAGAACATAGCTGGTGGAACTATGGAAGCCTGTCGGCTTGTTATCTTAAGATCTGCAATGAGGAAACTTAAAGAGCATATCAAGCCCCAAAAGAGGGCGATAGATAAAGATTTAGGGGTTCCGGTGCCGGTTGTCGGCTTTACATCTACTGATGAAGAACCAGACGAGTCTAATGTTCTTAGGGTGCTTGCTGAGGATTACAGGGTGAATCCTGGGCTCTACATGAAGGTGGAAGATATATGCGAGTATTTTGGATGCGAAAAAGAAAAGATCGTTCCGGTTCTCGAAAGCTTGGAGAGAAAAGGCCTTGTTTCCCTTTTTAGACAGAAAAACCAGATAATGATGGCAAAGGCAACGTACGAGGGATTGAACGAAGCTTTCGACTTTGAATACTACAGATGGTTTCCTTTCTGGGTCGAAAAGAAGAACATTTTTTAA